In a genomic window of Rhododendron vialii isolate Sample 1 chromosome 12a, ASM3025357v1:
- the LOC131311303 gene encoding flavonoid 3',5'-methyltransferase-like isoform X1: protein MKKSILKSEALTKYILETNVYPREHPQLKELREATLNKYTDWRRIMGVPADEGQLISMLLKIMNAKKTLEIGVFTGYSLLATALALPDDGKVIAIDQDKEAYELGWPFVRKAGVELKINYIHSDGMISLNNLLKNERQEGEFDFAFVDADKENYINYHELLLKLVKVGGIIAHGNTLWDGSVAPSEHEELEDTPRDAFRKLNSFFTSDSRIDLSLVSIADGLTLCRRLR, encoded by the exons ATGAAGAAGAGCATCCTCAAAAGTGAAGCCCTTACAAAG TACATTTTGGAAACTAATGTCTACCCCAGAGAGCACCCCCAACTCAAGGAACTCAGAGAGGCCACCCTTAACAAGTACACTGATTG GAGGAGAATAATGGGCGTGCCTGCTGATGAAGGACAACTTATTTCGATGCTTCTAAAGATCATGAATGCCAAGAAGACATTGGAGATTGGTGTTTTTACTGGTTATTCTCTCCTCGCTACGGCTCTTGCTCTTCCTGATGATGGCAAG GTAATAGCGATTGATCAAGACAAAGAAGCTTACGAGTTAGGATGGCCATTTGTTAGGAAGGCTGGTGTGGAGCTTAAGATCAACTACATTCATTCTGATGGCATGATCTCGTTGAACAACCTCCTAAAAAAT GAGAGACAAGAAGGGGAATTTGACTTTGCATTTGTGGATGCTGACAAGGAAAACTACATCAATTACCATGAGCTCCTGTTGAAGTTGGTTAAGGTTGGAGGAATCATAGCACATGGCAACACTTTGTGGGATGGCAGTGTTGCCCCTTCTGAGCATGAAGAATTGGAGGACACACCAAGGGATGCGTTCAGAAAGTTGAATAGTTTCTTTACTTCGGATTCTCGTATCGACTTATCGCTCGTCTCCATTGCCGATGGTCTCACCCTCTGCAGGCGCCTCCGTTAG
- the LOC131311303 gene encoding flavonoid 3',5'-methyltransferase-like isoform X2 codes for MKKSILKSEALTKYILETNVYPREHPQLKELREATLNKYTDWRRIMGVPADEGQLISMLLKIMNAKKTLEIGVFTGYSLLATALALPDDGKVIAIDPDREAYEVGLPFIRKAGVENKIHYIQSGGMIILNNLLSNERQEGEFDFAFVDADKENYINYHELLLKLVKVGGIIAYDNTLWFGSVAPSEHEEAEDTYRDALRKLNSFLASDSRIDPSLVSIGDGLTLCRRLR; via the exons ATGAAGAAGAGCATCCTCAAAAGTGAAGCCCTTACAAAG TACATTTTGGAAACTAATGTCTACCCCAGAGAGCACCCCCAACTCAAGGAACTCAGAGAGGCCACCCTTAACAAGTACACTGATTG GAGGAGAATAATGGGCGTGCCTGCTGATGAAGGACAACTTATTTCGATGCTTCTAAAGATCATGAATGCCAAGAAGACATTGGAGATTGGTGTTTTTACTGGTTATTCTCTCCTCGCTACGGCTCTTGCTCTTCCTGATGATGGCAAG GTAATAGCAATTGATCCAGACAGAGAAGCTTATGAGGTAGGATTGCCGTTTATCAGGAAGGCCGGTGTGGAGAATAAGATCCACTACATTCAGTCTGGTGGCATGATCATATTGAACAACCTCCTCTCGAAT GAGAGACAAGAAGGGGAATTTGACTTCGCGTTTGTGGACGCTGACAAGGAGAACTACATCAATTACCATGAGCTTCTGTTGAAGTTGGTTAAGGTTGGCGGTATCATAGCATACGACAACACTTTGTGGTTTGGCAGTGTTGCCCCTTCTGAGCATGAAGAAGCGGAGGACACATACAGGGATGCTCTGAGAAAGTTGAACAGCTTCCTTGCTTCTGATTCCCGTATCGATCCTTCGCTCGTCTCCATTGGCGATGGTCTCACCCTCTGCAGGCGCCTCCGTTAG
- the LOC131311606 gene encoding geraniol 8-hydroxylase-like has product MEKELIRKKKHISEFGIKAAKNSNKAKVVSSSSKSSIDIQIRNSLLFKNASKMMYAGARLRIICKGGINFNLKRLVEMEEEEIADRKEALKKFAELEEGEISDTGDDASLSLEWFLGFGDIDVVGPVFVLVVRFDWCLLVFRSVFFGFMPKSRRQARHPVLESTTAAFVESCDNGVAIDIGKAAFCTTLNLLSNAIFSVDLIDPSSGSAKEFKEFVWNMMEEMGKPNLADYFPALKTIDPQGRQRRLTGYFGKIIGVFDELIKTRLLARKTLDHSDETEDMLHTLLGIEESSHEIDRGISSICFWLDLFVAGTDTTSNTLEWALAELLHNPTILSKAQEEMDQIIDKDCPVEEEDLARLPYLHAIIKETFRLHPPTPLLLPRKVEEDVDLCGFRVLKGAKVLGQDFELIPFGAGKRICPTVGFANWMLQLMLASRVHSFAWKLEDGIGAEDMDMDMEDEFGINLRKAQCLIQEHY; this is encoded by the exons ATGGAAAAGGAATTGATAAGGAAGAAGAAACATATTTCTGAGTTTGGGATTAAGGCCGCAAAAAATTCTAACAAAGCTAAGGTGGTATCTTCCTCTTCTAAGTCTTCCATCGATATTCAGATTAGAAATTCTTTACTATTCAAGAATGCTAGCAAGATGATGTATGCTGGTGCAAGGTTGAGAATTATTTGCAAAGGGGGcataaattttaatttgaagAGATTGGTTGAAATGGAAGAGGAGGAAATCGCTGATAGGAAGGAAGCGTTGAAGAAATTTGCGGAGTTAGAAGAGGGAGAAATTTCTGATACGGGGGATGACGCTTCCCTTTCTTTGGA GTGGTTTTTAGGTTTTGGCGATATTGATGTTGTTGGgcctgtttttgttttggtcgtAAGGTTCGATTGGTGTTTGCTTGTATTCAGGTCGGTTTTCTTTGGGTTTATG CCAAAGTCTCGTCGCCAAGCAAGACATCCGGTGCTTGAAAGTACGACAGCTGCTTTCGTTGAGAGCTGCGATAACGGGGTTGCCATCGATATCGGTAAGGCGGCCTTTTGCACCACTCTCAACTTGCTATCGAACGCGATTTTCTCGGTCGATCTTATCGACCCTAGCTCCGGTTCCGCAAAAGAGTTTAAGGAGTTTGTGTGGAATATGATGGAGGAGATGGGAAAACCGAACTTGGCCGATTATTTTCCGGCCCTTAAAACGATCGATCCGCAAGGGAGGCAGCGTCGTTTGACGGGGTATTTTGGGAAAATTATTGGTGTGTTTGATGAACTAATCAAAACACGGTTGCTTGCAAGGAAAACACTTGATCATTCGGACGAGACCGAGGACATGCTACATACTCTTCTCGGCATTGAAGAGAGCAGTCACGAGATCGATCGCGGCATTTCGAGCATTTGTTTTTGGTTA GACCTTTTTGTGGCAGGAACTGATACAACTTCAAACACTCTGGAATGGGCATTGGCAGAACTACTTCACAACCCAACAATTCTTTCGAAAGCCCAAGAAGAGATGGATCAAATCATCGACAAAGACTGCCCtgttgaagaagaagatctcGCTAGGCTACCTTATTTGCACGCGATAATAAAGGAGACCTTCCGTCTCCACCCACCAACCCCTCTCCTACTCCCTCGAAAAGTAGAAGAAGATGTAGACCTCTGCGGTTTTAGAGTTCTGAAGGGCGCAAAAGTGCTC GGACAAGATTTCGAGCTGATTCCGTTTGGAGCCGGAAAGAGAATATGTCCTACAGTCGGTTTCGCGAACTGGATGCTTCAGTTGATGTTGGCTTCTCGTGTTCATTCGTTTGCGTGGAAGCTTGAGGATGGCATTGGTGCAGAGGATATGGATATGGATATGGAGGATGAGTTTGGGATTAATCTGCGAAAGGCTCAGTGTCT AATACAAGAGCACTACTAG
- the LOC131311786 gene encoding uncharacterized protein LOC131311786 has translation MASGSSSSSTSTESSSSSYLPASLSFLVANFQSFITLKLETSNYFAWKTQVENALRATCLSEYIDGSVVIPTSHIVDTSGNTVPNPEFSRWNTVDRMLLSCLIATLTPPILPHVVGSDHTFQLWLKLEEKFSVLSRSHIHDLKRKLYSLHKTGTMETYLDSIKEIVQKLAASGTQIEDEELIFHTVNGLKKGYKSLKQMVRNTTEPLTFSGVSSMLMAEELHISQDQVDSSSTILVAPHQNPNPTPILQAPITPNPSSSYSGPMPFPNTAVQTPSGSTSFQFPFPVASSQAFLPTFPQPTFNGQRFNRNNNRFRGNQFSKPFFPNYQGSSTPQMFSPGSCQICGKTNHQASTCHHRQNLGYRPFARPFGQFGNHFGNHFGQQTSIFPSQNPPGFQSQNSQAFYVGSGPINGYGEPSTVGQSEFALHMSSPYNGGSYPTAPCAPPYFSQFGDNSASSFGSAQFGGTSSQPWYFDSGATSHVTHDASRISLPYEDTSSASVTVGNGQTIPVTHSGQSYSSTPSPRPLSQGALPPSSFF, from the exons ATGGCGTCAGGCTCGTCTTCTTCGTCCACAAGTACTGaatcttcatcttcttcgtaTTTGCCTGCTTCTCTGTCGTTCTTAGTTGCTAATTTTCAATCCTTCATTACGCTTAAGCTAGAGACATCGAATTACTTTGCCTGGAAAACTCAGGTCGAAAATGCCTTGAGAGCTACCTGTTTGTCCGAGTATATTGATGGATCTGTTGTGATACCTACTTCTCATATTGTTGATACTTCTGGAAATACGGTTCCAAACCCTGAGTTCAGTCGTTGGAATACAGTTGATCGTATGCTGTTGTCCTGCCTTATTGCTACCCTTACACCTCCAATTTTACCTCATGTGGTTGGATCTGATCATACTTTTCAATTATGGCTTAAACTTGAAGAGAAGTTTAGTGTGCTCTCTCGATCTCACATTCATGACCTAAAACGCAAGTTATATAGTCTCCACAAAACTGGTACTATGGAGACCTATCTTGATTCAATCAAAGAAATCGTTCAGAAATTAGCTGCTTCAGGGACACAGATTGAGGATGAAGAACTGATTTTTCACACCGTGAATGGTCTCAAGAAAGGTTACAAGTCTCTTAAACAAATGGTTCGTAATACTACTGAACCTCTGACCTTTAGTGGTGTATCTTCCATGCTTATGGCTGAAGAGTTACATATCTCTCAAGATCAGGTTGATTCCTCTTCTACAATTCTGGTTGCTCcacatcaaaaccctaacccaactCCTATTCTACAAGCTCCTATAACACCAAACCCTAGTTCTTCTTATTCTGGACCTATGCCTTTTCCAAACACAGCAGTTCAAACCCCTTCTGGTTCCACATCCTTCCAATTTCCCTTTCCTGTAGCGTCATCTCAGGCTTTCTTACCCACCTTTCCTCAACCAACCTTCAATGGTCAAAGGTTTAATAGAAACAACAATAGATTCCGAGGAAATCAGTTTTCTAAGCCTTTCTTTCCTAACTATCAAGGCAGTTCTACTCCTCAGATGTTTTCTCCTGGTAGCTGTCAAATTTGTGGAAAAACTAATCATCAGGCCTCTACTTGCCATCACAGACAGAATCTGGGTTACAGACCTTTTGCAAGGCCATTTGGACAGTTTGGGAATCATTTTGGAAATCACTTTGGACAACAGACAAGTATATTTCCATCTCAGAATCCTCCGGGATTTCAATCTCAGAATTCTCAGGCATTCTATGTAGGCTCTGGACCTATAAACGGGTATGGGGAACCATCTACTGTTGGTCAATCTGAGTTTGCTCTCCACATGAGTTCTCCTTATAATGGTGGTTCATATCCCACAGCTCCATGTGCACCACCATACTTCTCTCAGTTTGGAGATAATTCTGCATCAAGTTTTGGTTCTGCTCAGTTTGGGGGTACCTCATCTCAGCCATGGTATTTTGATTCCGGAGCCACCTCTCATGTTACTCATGATGCTTCACGCATCTCTCTTCCTTATGAGGACACCAGTAGTGCCAGTGTAACTGTTGGCAATGGGCAAACCATACCAGTCACTCACTCAG GACAAAGCTACTCATCAACTCCTTCACCAAGGCCCTTGTCACAAGGGGCTTTACccccttcttccttcttctaa